Proteins encoded by one window of Venturia canescens isolate UGA chromosome 2, ASM1945775v1, whole genome shotgun sequence:
- the sr gene encoding putative cyclin-dependent serine/threonine-protein kinase DDB_G0272797/DDB_G0274007 — protein MTMDGMEVVGTQHHAAASPFLLSSPPPGHHHHHHHHHHHATFNLQTVQLSFDACLAYNTSPSSTSGNVGGSGGVGLGIGARGTSPTVATSINSNSMKSVPSLTLSSCPPLHPAASDSPDLHSRHHHHHHRHNNNNNNNNNNNNNTSSNNNNITDDHLRHHRHHHDRPASPNESANGCDKRHLLHHDQNLQQRNVDDDDDCNGNCRDELARDNGEKDKPGDLNTPVTTSSDLPSFFGPSALVEPPPISGSLAGEDLSLEEATVEDEDTVTSVARDHHHHQQQQQQQHHHQDNQDSSGPIVAGSSSPQRNQHQTQEDVERCNVLQGGVILYSAPHTGSPVSSAPTLTYRGVFTTTCTQAASLNTLQTPQQQQQQQQQQQQQQQQQTANQELWGSLPSPTLTLTAQPFLHPSLHSTPYVGETVELLQVDSKPPQPPPGYHDTPSSTPSAWLSAHEDSYDPGLLSHHHAHHHHQEPTLKQEPSANSGYATSVQHQQQQPQPQQQQQQQQQQQQQQQQQPSQNSAGVQLAEYNPSTSKGHEILSQVYQQSALPLRLVPVKPRKYPNRPSKTPVHERPYACPVDGCDRRFSRSDELTRHIRIHTGQKPFQCRICMRSFSRSDHLTTHVRTHTGEKPFCCDQCGRKFARSDEKKRHAKVHLKQRLKREATHSNSRSHAQPHSSSPCNQ, from the exons ATGACGATGGACGGTATGGAGGTAGTGGGCACGCAGCATCACGCGGCTGCAAGTCCCTTTCTTCTCTCGTCACCGCCGCCGggacatcatcatcatcaccatcaccaCCATCACCATGCCACCTTCAATCTGCAAACGGTCCAGCTGAGTTTCGATGCCTGCCTGGCTTACAACACGTCGCCGAGTTCAACCTCGGGCAACGTCGGTGGCAGCGGGGGAGTTGGACTCGGCATTGGGGCTCGCGGCACATCACCCACCGTTGCAACATCCATCAACTCGAACAGCATGAAAAGTGTGCCCAGCTTGACGCTCTCGAGCTGCCCGCCCCTCCATCCAGCAGCCTCCGACTCGCCCGATCTTCACTCCAGGCACCACCACCATCATCATCgccacaacaacaacaacaataacaacaacaacaacaacaacaacaccaGTAGCAACAACAATAACATCACCGATGATCATTTGCGGCATCATCGACATCATCACGATCGTCCTGCATCCCCCAATGAATCCGCCAATGGCTGCGACAAACGGCACTTGCTTCATCACGACCAAAATCTCCAGCAAAGGAAcgtcgacgacgatgacgactgCAATGGCAATTGTCGGGACGAACTCGCTCGCGATAACGGGGAAAAGGACAAACCCGGCGATCTCAATACACCTGTTACTACCAGCAGCGATCTACCGTCGTTCTTTGGACCCTCCGCCCTCGTTGAACCACCACCAATCTCAG GTAGTCTGGCGGGTGAGGATCTCTCGTTGGAAGAGGCGACGGTCGAGGATGAAGATACGGTGACATCGGTCGCTCGTgatcaccatcatcatcagcagcagcagcagcagcagcatcacCACCAAGACAATCAAGATTCCTCGGGTCCGATAGTCGCCGGCTCGTCAAGTCCCCAGCGAAACCAGCATCAGACTCAAGAAGACGTGGAGCGTTGTAACGTTTTACAGGGGGGTGTGATACTCTATTCGGCGCCGCACACAGGCTCCCCGGTTTCGTCGGCTCCGACCCTGACCTATCGTGGAGTTTTTACAACGACGTGTACCCAAGCTGCTTCGCTCAATACTCTTCAGACCccacagcagcagcagcagcagcagcagcaacagcagcaacagcagcaacaacagacAGCGAATCAGGAGCTTTGGGGTTCACTACCCTCGCCAACCTTGACCCTGACCGCACAGCCGTTTCTTCACCCTTCCCTACACTCGACGCCCTACGTTGGTGAAACAGTTGAACTGCTCCAGGTCGATTCAAAGCCACCACAACCACCGCCAGGCTATCACGACACTCCATCATCGACCCCCTCCGCGTGGTTGTCCGCTCACGAGGACAGCTACGATCCGGGTCTTTTGTCACACCATCACGCCCACCATCACCACCAGGAGCCCACCCTTAAGCAGGAGCCTTCGGCCAACTCTGGGTACGCGACGTCGGTGCAacatcaacagcagcagcCCCAGCcccagcaacagcagcagcagcagcagcaacagcaacaacaacagcagcagcaacctTCTCAAAACTCAGCCGGTGTTCAACTCGCCGAATACAATCCTAGCACGTCAAAGGGCCATGAGATTCTGTCCCAAGTCTACCAACAGAGCGCACTGCCCTTGAGGTTAGTACCGGTAAAACCACGAAAATACCCGAACCGACCTAGCAAAACGCCTGTCCACGAGCGTCCTTACGCCTGCCCGGTCGACGGTTGCGATCGAAGATTTTCTCGGAGCGACGAACTCACGAGACACATAAGAATTCACACCGGGCAAAAGCCCTTTCAGTGTCGTATTTGCATGAGATCGTTCTCTCGCAGCGACCATCTCACGACCCACGTGCGTACTCACACCGGGGAAAAACCCTTTTGCTGTGATCAGTGCGGCCGTAAATTCGCGAGGAGCGACGAAAAGAAGAGACACGCAAAGGTCCACCTTAAACAGAGGCTCAAGAGAGAGGCGACGCACTCAAACTCACGCAGTCACGCACAGCCTCACTCTTCTTCGCCCTGCAACCAGTAG